In one Tepidisphaeraceae bacterium genomic region, the following are encoded:
- a CDS encoding heavy metal translocating P-type ATPase, whose amino-acid sequence MSSQSTLAPTEPQSADADVCEIGIAVNGMDCASCVSHVQHAIDKVPGVRSANVNLARGRAAVSYDPKLTDASNIADAITKSGYSATPEDPASDAAQAEHERLERQAHHASGWRRRAIVGTLLWLPVEATHMAMYFWPADPHAAHRGGAPAHLWLEYVAAITSTIAITYVGSSFFRSAWGALKRRTSNMDTLISMGASVAYVYSMVSLIGYLSGAFGTLPHLYFVEATGLLALISLGHWLEARARQSAGSSIRELLDLAPAKALKLVDLQPVEVAVADLSIGDHVLVRPGDKVPIDGVVTAGRASVDESMLTGEPLPVARAVGDKVIGGTVNRDGRLTVRVTQIGSQTALAQIVKLVEHAQSSKPPVQHLADRISAIFVPSVLVIALITGVGWYVYGTVQGHESAVLWANLAKAVCSVLIIACPCALGLAVPAALMVGTGMGAKRGILVRDIDGLQAAEKLDVVVLDKTGTVTAGRPAVSEILGAGGASADDVLRYAAAAEQFSAHPVATAIVEAAKARKLTIAEPTDFASEPGAGVTATLDGQCLFVGSAALLESHGIALPPAAGNDPRTIVHVGVQDARATTGRHVGTILIVDPVKPDSIAAISALHAMGLRTVMLTGDNEATARAIAQQAGIDTVHANVKPAGKAAQIALLQNPNSAIRTPKSQKVAMVGDGINDAGALAAADLGIAIGTGSDIAKEAGDIVLVSGSLRGVAQAVRLSRATMRTIRQNLFLAFIYNVLAIPLAAFGFLNPLIAAGAMALSDVTVIGNALWLRRAKIDEDAAPSAPSSKA is encoded by the coding sequence ATGAGTTCCCAAAGCACGCTCGCCCCAACGGAACCCCAGAGCGCTGACGCCGACGTTTGCGAGATCGGCATCGCGGTTAACGGAATGGACTGCGCCAGCTGTGTGTCGCACGTGCAGCACGCGATCGACAAGGTGCCGGGCGTGCGATCTGCGAACGTGAACCTCGCCCGTGGTCGGGCGGCGGTTTCCTACGACCCCAAGCTGACCGACGCGTCGAACATCGCCGATGCCATCACGAAGTCCGGCTATTCCGCGACGCCGGAAGACCCCGCGTCCGACGCCGCCCAGGCTGAGCACGAGCGGTTGGAACGGCAGGCCCACCACGCCAGTGGCTGGCGCCGCCGGGCAATCGTCGGCACGCTGCTCTGGCTCCCGGTCGAAGCGACGCACATGGCAATGTACTTTTGGCCCGCGGATCCTCATGCGGCCCACCGCGGTGGCGCGCCGGCGCACCTGTGGCTGGAGTACGTCGCCGCCATCACCAGCACGATCGCGATCACCTACGTGGGGTCCAGCTTCTTCCGCAGCGCCTGGGGCGCTCTGAAACGGCGCACGAGCAACATGGACACGCTCATCAGCATGGGCGCGTCGGTCGCGTACGTCTACAGCATGGTCAGCCTCATCGGCTACCTCAGTGGCGCGTTCGGTACGCTGCCGCACCTGTACTTCGTCGAAGCGACCGGTCTGCTGGCCCTCATCAGCCTCGGCCACTGGCTGGAGGCCCGCGCCCGGCAGTCGGCCGGCAGTTCGATTCGCGAACTGCTCGATCTGGCGCCGGCCAAGGCGCTGAAGCTTGTGGACCTTCAACCCGTGGAGGTAGCCGTCGCCGACCTGTCCATCGGCGACCACGTCCTCGTTCGCCCTGGCGACAAGGTGCCGATCGACGGCGTCGTAACCGCTGGCCGGGCGAGCGTGGACGAATCGATGCTGACGGGTGAGCCGTTACCGGTCGCCCGTGCCGTTGGCGATAAAGTCATCGGCGGCACGGTCAACCGCGACGGTCGGCTGACCGTACGCGTCACCCAGATTGGTTCGCAGACGGCGCTGGCGCAGATCGTGAAGCTCGTCGAGCACGCGCAGTCCAGCAAGCCCCCCGTGCAGCACCTGGCCGACCGCATCAGCGCGATCTTCGTGCCGAGCGTGCTGGTGATCGCGCTGATCACCGGAGTCGGCTGGTACGTTTACGGCACGGTGCAGGGCCATGAATCGGCCGTCCTTTGGGCGAACCTTGCCAAGGCGGTCTGCAGCGTGCTGATCATTGCCTGCCCCTGTGCTCTCGGGCTCGCGGTGCCGGCGGCACTGATGGTCGGCACCGGCATGGGCGCCAAGCGCGGCATTCTCGTGCGCGACATCGACGGCCTGCAAGCCGCTGAGAAGCTCGACGTGGTCGTGCTGGACAAGACTGGCACCGTCACCGCCGGCCGCCCGGCGGTGAGCGAAATCCTAGGGGCTGGTGGCGCCTCGGCAGATGACGTTCTGCGATACGCCGCCGCCGCCGAGCAGTTCAGCGCCCATCCCGTTGCCACCGCGATCGTGGAAGCCGCCAAGGCGCGCAAGTTGACCATCGCCGAGCCCACCGATTTTGCCAGCGAGCCTGGCGCCGGTGTGACGGCGACGCTGGACGGCCAGTGTCTGTTCGTCGGGTCCGCAGCATTGCTCGAATCGCACGGCATCGCGCTCCCTCCCGCCGCCGGGAACGACCCGCGCACGATCGTGCACGTCGGCGTGCAGGATGCGCGCGCCACGACCGGCCGCCACGTCGGCACCATTTTGATCGTCGACCCCGTGAAGCCCGACAGCATCGCCGCCATTAGTGCGTTGCACGCGATGGGGCTGCGGACCGTTATGCTCACCGGCGACAACGAGGCCACCGCCCGCGCGATCGCGCAGCAGGCCGGCATCGACACCGTTCATGCCAACGTCAAACCCGCCGGCAAAGCCGCGCAGATCGCCCTGCTTCAAAATCCGAACTCCGCAATCCGCACTCCGAAATCTCAAAAGGTCGCCATGGTCGGCGACGGCATCAACGACGCCGGCGCGCTCGCCGCGGCCGACCTCGGCATCGCGATCGGCACCGGGTCGGACATCGCCAAAGAAGCCGGCGATATCGTGCTGGTCAGTGGCAGTTTGCGCGGTGTTGCGCAGGCGGTGCGACTGTCGCGCGCCACGATGCGCACGATCCGCCAGAACCTGTTCCTGGCCTTCATCTACAACGTGCTGGCGATCCCGTTGGCGGCGTTCGGCTTCCTGAACCCGTTGATCGCTGCTGGCGCCATGGCGCTGTCGGACGTGACGGTGATCGGCAACGCGTTATGGTTACGTAGGGCCAAGATCGACGAGGATGCAGCGCCGTCGGCTCCATCGAGTAAAGCGTGA
- the arfB gene encoding alternative ribosome rescue aminoacyl-tRNA hydrolase ArfB, which yields MSADLPTSPGVEPLIAVGRVTVVPAAVRWQYARGSGPGGQNVNKVNTKAELWVAVSAITGLTERAAGRLRQIAGKRLTADDFVHIASDEHRSQEGNREAVVGRLRDLIVEAMHEPKVRKKTKPSRAAKRRRVEAKRNRGDVKARRQGRVQEG from the coding sequence ATGAGCGCCGATCTGCCAACCTCGCCCGGCGTCGAACCGCTGATCGCGGTGGGGCGCGTCACCGTGGTGCCGGCGGCCGTGCGGTGGCAGTATGCGCGCGGTTCGGGGCCCGGCGGGCAGAACGTCAACAAGGTTAACACGAAGGCCGAACTGTGGGTCGCCGTCAGCGCGATCACCGGTCTGACCGAACGGGCTGCGGGCAGGCTGCGGCAGATCGCGGGAAAGCGCCTGACGGCGGACGATTTCGTTCACATCGCCTCCGACGAGCACCGCTCGCAAGAGGGCAACCGCGAGGCCGTTGTTGGCCGGCTGCGCGATTTGATCGTCGAGGCGATGCACGAGCCGAAGGTCCGGAAGAAGACTAAGCCCTCGCGGGCCGCCAAACGTCGGCGGGTGGAAGCGAAGCGAAATCGCGGGGACGTTAAGGCCAGACGACAGGGGCGGGTGCAGGAGGGGTAA
- the tig gene encoding trigger factor, which yields MAEENTAVAEQETDAYEYAIKVEDAGPATKKVSVEIPRERIDTKLAEQYKELRTQAAIPGFRPGRAPAKLIEKKFASDVKDQVRRTLISESYQQAIEKNNLQVLGEPEIEDAEKLEITDGNGLNYTFSVEVQPEITLPELKGIKVKKPKIEIKDENVEQAMTNLREQQGALVPVEDRGVQAKDYVTADVHVKVGDEVIDHGHDSQIVVRPGRIAGIQIADLDKQLEGTKAGETKTITVTAPDTHPNEKIKGKEVAIEVMVKDIKKLEAAEINQEFLEGLGFENEQELRDALREQMVERINFDVQQSQREQVSKYLSENVNFELPAKLSDKQADRVVQRRAMDLMQRGVPQEKIIENIEQLRGGAKDEAARELKLFFILQKIATDQNVDVDEAELNGRIAMLAAQRGERPEKMKQQMSKDGSLSNLYVTMREQKAIDTILATAEIEEVEVGKEEEAAKAE from the coding sequence ATGGCCGAAGAAAACACCGCCGTCGCCGAACAGGAAACCGACGCCTACGAGTACGCGATCAAGGTCGAGGACGCCGGTCCGGCGACGAAGAAGGTCTCGGTCGAAATCCCTCGTGAGCGCATCGACACCAAGCTGGCCGAGCAATACAAGGAACTGCGCACCCAGGCCGCCATCCCCGGCTTCCGCCCCGGTCGCGCCCCCGCGAAGCTGATCGAGAAGAAGTTCGCCAGCGACGTGAAGGACCAGGTCCGCCGCACGTTGATCAGCGAGAGCTACCAGCAGGCCATCGAGAAGAACAACCTTCAGGTCCTCGGCGAGCCCGAGATCGAAGATGCCGAGAAGCTGGAGATCACCGACGGCAACGGCCTGAACTACACGTTCAGCGTCGAGGTTCAGCCAGAGATCACGCTGCCCGAACTGAAGGGCATCAAGGTCAAGAAGCCCAAGATCGAGATTAAGGACGAAAACGTCGAACAGGCCATGACCAACCTGCGCGAGCAGCAGGGCGCGCTGGTGCCGGTCGAGGATCGCGGCGTACAGGCCAAGGACTACGTCACCGCCGACGTCCACGTGAAGGTGGGCGACGAGGTGATCGACCATGGCCATGATAGCCAGATCGTCGTGCGCCCCGGCCGCATCGCGGGCATCCAGATCGCCGATCTCGATAAGCAGCTGGAAGGCACCAAGGCCGGCGAGACCAAGACGATCACCGTGACCGCCCCCGACACCCACCCGAACGAGAAGATCAAGGGCAAGGAAGTGGCGATCGAGGTGATGGTCAAGGACATCAAGAAGCTGGAGGCCGCCGAGATCAACCAGGAGTTCCTGGAAGGCCTGGGCTTCGAGAACGAGCAGGAGCTGCGCGACGCGCTGCGTGAGCAGATGGTCGAGCGCATCAACTTCGACGTTCAGCAGAGCCAGCGCGAGCAGGTCAGCAAGTACCTGAGCGAGAACGTGAACTTCGAGCTGCCCGCCAAGCTGAGCGACAAGCAGGCCGACCGCGTGGTTCAACGCCGCGCGATGGACCTGATGCAGCGTGGCGTGCCGCAGGAGAAGATCATCGAAAACATCGAACAGCTCCGCGGCGGCGCCAAGGACGAAGCTGCCCGTGAACTGAAACTGTTCTTCATCCTCCAGAAGATCGCCACCGACCAGAACGTGGACGTGGACGAGGCCGAACTGAACGGCCGCATCGCTATGCTGGCCGCCCAGCGCGGCGAGCGCCCCGAGAAGATGAAGCAGCAGATGAGCAAGGACGGCTCGCTGTCGAACCTGTACGTCACCATGCGTGAACAGAAGGCCATCGACACGATCCTCGCCACCGCCGAGATCGAAGAGGTCGAGGTGGGCAAGGAAGAGGAAGCGGCCAAAGCCGAGTAA
- the hisS gene encoding histidine--tRNA ligase, with amino-acid sequence MSATKIQAPKGTTDLLPQDAPRWHFVERIARETAALYHYGEIRTPIFEYTDLFHRGVGETSDVVSKETYTFTDRDGSSITLRPEGTAGVVRAVIENGLLNDQGARAKVYYIGPNFRHERPQKGRYRQHHQFGVEAFGVPDPEQDVECIQLQMEFYSRCGLKDLSLRVNSLGDAESKARYREALVSFIGPKAATLSEDSQRRLTTNPLRILDSKDPRDVEAVKGAPPAVDSLSEKSRKHFDRVTALLSAMSLPYTVDGALVRGFDYYTDTLWEVTAGGLGSQNAVGGGGRYDNLVEQLGGRPTPGVGFGSGLERLLIALEAQQAALPSTDRPLVWLAQHGDAAKDHNLKLLAELRAANVAADMDLSGRGMKGQLKLADREKAAFCVVVGDDELVNGTVMLKDLKASQQSAVARGEIVSKLRERLGNV; translated from the coding sequence ATGAGCGCGACGAAGATTCAGGCCCCCAAAGGAACGACCGACCTTCTCCCGCAAGACGCCCCCAGGTGGCACTTCGTCGAGCGCATCGCGCGCGAGACGGCCGCGCTGTACCACTACGGTGAGATCCGCACGCCGATCTTCGAGTACACCGACTTGTTCCACCGCGGCGTGGGCGAGACGAGCGACGTGGTGTCGAAGGAGACCTACACCTTCACCGATCGCGATGGGTCCTCTATCACCCTTCGCCCCGAAGGCACCGCTGGCGTCGTGCGGGCGGTGATCGAGAACGGGTTGCTGAACGATCAGGGTGCCCGCGCGAAGGTCTACTACATCGGCCCCAACTTCCGGCACGAACGGCCGCAGAAGGGCCGCTATCGCCAGCACCACCAGTTCGGGGTTGAAGCGTTCGGCGTGCCCGACCCGGAACAGGACGTCGAGTGCATTCAACTGCAGATGGAGTTCTACAGCCGCTGCGGGCTGAAGGATTTGTCGCTGCGCGTGAACAGCTTGGGTGATGCCGAGAGCAAGGCGCGGTATCGCGAAGCACTCGTGTCCTTCATCGGCCCGAAGGCGGCGACGCTGAGTGAAGACTCGCAGCGGCGCCTGACGACGAACCCGCTGCGCATTCTTGACAGCAAGGACCCGCGCGACGTGGAGGCCGTAAAGGGCGCCCCGCCGGCGGTCGATTCGCTGTCGGAGAAGTCGCGGAAGCACTTCGATCGGGTGACCGCCCTGCTGTCGGCCATGAGTTTGCCGTACACGGTTGATGGCGCACTCGTGCGCGGGTTCGACTACTACACCGACACGCTCTGGGAAGTAACCGCCGGCGGGCTGGGGTCGCAGAATGCCGTCGGTGGTGGCGGGCGGTACGACAACCTTGTCGAACAGCTTGGCGGCCGGCCGACGCCCGGCGTGGGATTCGGCAGTGGCCTGGAACGGTTGCTGATCGCGCTGGAAGCCCAGCAGGCCGCCCTGCCGAGCACGGATCGCCCGCTCGTCTGGCTCGCCCAGCACGGCGACGCGGCGAAGGATCATAACCTGAAGCTGCTGGCCGAGCTGCGGGCCGCGAACGTCGCTGCGGACATGGATTTGTCTGGCCGTGGGATGAAGGGCCAGCTAAAGCTCGCCGACCGCGAGAAGGCGGCGTTCTGCGTCGTCGTTGGCGATGACGAGCTTGTTAATGGAACGGTGATGCTGAAGGACCTGAAGGCCAGTCAGCAGAGTGCAGTGGCACGCGGGGAGATTGTTTCGAAACTGCGCGAACGGTTGGGCAACGTCTGA
- a CDS encoding PLP-dependent aminotransferase family protein: MSSATLPILLSEKARRTREQPISYLITTALRNPHLINFAAGLVDASTLPVAETRAITGRILSDTTRGRSALQYDTTAGLSTLRAAALEHMAAMEGKAASAMGLTSDDLLVTTGSQQALYLVGDALIDLGDIVIAANPSYFVYSGTLSSLGAKVMTVPMDADGMNVDAVEALLTRLEADGRIAKVKLIYCTSYFQNPTGLTLSAERRPRLYELAKRFSKRHRILILEDAAYRELVYDGDALPSIKSYDTDNRHVVISHTFSKPFAPGLKLGYSAMPHDLLHAVAQQKGNHDFGSANLTQHIALESLRDGSYLAHGHTLRDAYRKKRDAMTGALDRYLPKAAGLHRTHPHGGLYVWLTLPVGINTSRDSDFFRTAVERGVLYVPGDYCFQPDEAGHTPTNHLRLSFGQVPIDQIDPGIKILADVIAGALSSNPQSAEPSR; the protein is encoded by the coding sequence ATGTCTTCCGCGACTCTTCCGATCCTGCTGTCCGAAAAGGCTCGCCGTACGCGCGAGCAGCCGATCAGCTACCTGATTACCACAGCGCTGCGGAACCCCCATTTGATCAATTTTGCGGCTGGGCTCGTTGATGCCTCTACGTTACCGGTTGCCGAGACCCGCGCCATCACCGGGCGCATTCTGTCCGACACCACACGCGGCCGTAGCGCCCTGCAGTACGACACCACCGCAGGCCTGTCCACCCTGCGGGCCGCGGCCCTCGAACACATGGCCGCCATGGAAGGCAAGGCCGCCAGCGCAATGGGTCTGACGAGCGACGATCTGCTGGTAACGACCGGGTCGCAGCAGGCGTTATACCTCGTGGGCGATGCCCTAATTGACCTCGGCGATATCGTAATTGCCGCTAATCCGAGCTATTTCGTCTACAGCGGCACGCTATCGTCGCTTGGCGCGAAGGTGATGACGGTCCCGATGGACGCCGACGGCATGAACGTCGACGCCGTCGAGGCTTTGCTGACGCGCCTGGAAGCCGATGGCCGAATTGCCAAGGTCAAGCTGATTTACTGCACCAGCTACTTTCAGAACCCCACCGGTCTCACCCTGTCGGCGGAGCGTCGGCCCCGGTTGTACGAGTTGGCCAAACGGTTCAGCAAGCGGCATCGGATTCTGATTCTAGAAGACGCCGCCTATCGCGAATTGGTTTATGACGGCGACGCCCTGCCGTCGATCAAGTCGTATGACACGGACAACCGGCACGTGGTGATCAGCCACACGTTCAGCAAGCCGTTTGCGCCGGGGCTGAAGCTCGGCTACAGCGCGATGCCGCACGACCTGCTGCACGCCGTCGCCCAGCAGAAGGGCAACCACGACTTCGGCTCGGCCAACCTCACGCAGCACATCGCGCTCGAATCGCTGCGCGACGGCAGCTACCTGGCCCACGGTCACACGCTGCGCGACGCCTACCGCAAGAAGCGCGACGCCATGACCGGCGCCCTCGACCGCTACCTGCCCAAGGCCGCCGGCCTGCATCGCACGCACCCGCACGGTGGGCTGTACGTCTGGCTGACGCTACCCGTTGGCATCAACACCAGCCGCGACAGCGACTTCTTCAGAACCGCCGTCGAGCGCGGCGTGCTGTACGTGCCCGGCGACTATTGCTTCCAACCCGACGAGGCCGGCCACACCCCCACCAACCACCTTCGCCTTAGCTTCGGCCAAGTGCCGATCGACCAGATCGATCCCGGCATCAAGATCCTGGCGGACGTGATCGCAGGCGCACTGTCTTCCAATCCGCAGTCGGCGGAGCCGTCCCGATGA
- a CDS encoding LptF/LptG family permease: protein MSRTLFWYIFADLFKVFMMTSGALAGIMSFGGMLRPLMQGGLDAAQVVTILGYLSPAMTAYSFPIAALFACTVVYGRLSADNEVVAARAGGVSHGALAVPAIVLGLVVAITSLLFLYFLVPNFTLKVERVIKSNIAQIVASQIERNHQLEVSKDVAVYAQEAIVLPQADEGREQRLRLIGPMIVRYGIAPHDPKLRVPIEFFTAKQATVYIKQFEDDDQVQFSFTLDEGMRLPRVAAGQVLAGIGATQFGPIIQPPMIKENTKFMVLEDLKRQYEKPWTSRRVRETLNGFISEDQQIAMAKLIETQLSATGRVAFNGETESYELAGMNGTVVINRGADLVLSSPPDQSAITLRQTSGAPEPLSATARSLRVRSWPLSDGKSMLIDMRLSDLSLTIGNDTSPGNELSRTVVVPMPAEVKAIEQNRSRPDLYAGQDAAATRNQKILGRSLVVLRHDIIAELNSRAAFAVSCLVLVIVGCAMGMIFKSGNFLTAFAISFIPALLCITLIIAGQRTAGNVSWTFWEAGESLRTGIILIWTGVSLTFLLGAGMLWRLQRT, encoded by the coding sequence ATGAGCCGTACCCTCTTCTGGTACATCTTTGCCGACCTGTTCAAAGTCTTCATGATGACCAGCGGCGCGCTGGCGGGCATCATGAGCTTTGGCGGCATGCTGCGCCCGCTGATGCAGGGTGGGCTGGACGCGGCGCAGGTCGTCACCATCCTGGGCTACCTAAGCCCCGCGATGACCGCCTACAGCTTTCCGATCGCGGCGCTCTTCGCCTGCACGGTGGTCTACGGCCGGTTGAGCGCCGACAACGAAGTGGTCGCCGCCCGCGCCGGCGGCGTCAGCCACGGTGCGCTGGCGGTGCCGGCAATCGTGCTGGGGCTGGTGGTGGCGATCACCAGTCTGCTCTTCCTCTACTTCCTCGTGCCGAACTTCACGCTGAAGGTCGAGCGGGTGATCAAGTCGAACATCGCGCAGATCGTCGCCAGCCAGATCGAGCGCAACCACCAGTTGGAGGTCTCCAAGGACGTCGCCGTCTACGCGCAGGAAGCAATCGTGCTGCCGCAGGCCGACGAGGGACGCGAGCAGCGCTTGCGGCTGATCGGCCCGATGATCGTGCGCTACGGCATCGCCCCGCACGACCCGAAGCTGCGCGTGCCCATCGAGTTCTTCACGGCCAAGCAGGCGACCGTGTACATCAAGCAGTTCGAGGACGACGACCAGGTGCAGTTCAGCTTTACGCTCGACGAGGGCATGCGCCTGCCGCGCGTGGCCGCGGGGCAGGTGCTGGCGGGCATTGGCGCGACGCAGTTCGGGCCGATCATTCAGCCCCCCATGATCAAGGAGAACACGAAGTTCATGGTGCTGGAGGACCTGAAGCGCCAGTACGAGAAGCCCTGGACGAGCCGGCGGGTGCGCGAGACGCTCAATGGTTTCATCAGCGAAGATCAACAGATCGCGATGGCCAAACTGATCGAGACGCAGCTCAGCGCGACCGGCCGTGTGGCGTTCAACGGTGAGACCGAGTCGTACGAGCTGGCCGGCATGAACGGCACCGTCGTCATCAACCGCGGGGCGGATCTGGTCCTCTCCTCGCCGCCCGACCAGTCGGCGATCACGCTGCGGCAGACCAGCGGTGCCCCCGAACCCTTGTCGGCGACGGCCCGGTCCCTCCGCGTGCGGTCGTGGCCGTTGTCGGACGGGAAGTCGATGCTGATCGACATGCGCCTCAGCGATCTATCGCTCACGATTGGCAACGACACGTCGCCCGGCAACGAGCTGTCGCGCACCGTGGTCGTACCGATGCCGGCAGAGGTGAAGGCGATCGAACAGAACCGCTCGCGCCCCGACCTGTACGCCGGTCAGGATGCGGCCGCGACGCGCAATCAAAAGATCCTCGGCCGCAGCCTCGTCGTGTTGCGCCACGACATCATCGCGGAGCTGAACAGCCGGGCCGCCTTTGCGGTAAGCTGCCTCGTGCTGGTGATCGTCGGCTGCGCGATGGGCATGATCTTCAAGAGCGGCAACTTCCTAACCGCCTTCGCGATCAGCTTCATCCCGGCGTTGCTCTGCATCACGCTCATCATCGCCGGCCAGCGCACCGCCGGTAACGTCTCGTGGACGTTCTGGGAAGCGGGCGAGTCGCTCCGCACCGGCATCATCCTGATCTGGACCGGCGTCAGCCTCACCTTCCTGCTCGGTGCGGGCATGTTGTGGAGATTGCAGCGAACTTGA
- a CDS encoding LptF/LptG family permease, whose protein sequence is MKLLDRYVISSFLKNYAIALIVLIGLYIVLDMVFNLDVLTNVKTDDAAGGVQSLFAVLSEIGSFYFHKAFVFFVQLSGVIPVVAAAFTLMRLARFNELTAVMAAGMPLQRIALPVVLIGVVVNIVVLPINQELVIPRMIPQLMRDVDDLSKSTRGSFTVTGIKDDDARVLNIGRYTPGSPGTPPRMEYVSVLEYDAQLRVVAHLAADEAVWDERTQEWSLINGRRLSGIRPEDNDPVEQLIDTYKGSVTPQELAMYRRGGYIDLLSTSQINEMLQRPNSFGAASLQRVRHMRFTQPLTNIILLLLAIPCILTREPGRLKHAAGLCLAMTGLCMGSVFLFQQLANQNLLGPDWTDKWPALMAWLPILIWGPIAVWLLDRVKT, encoded by the coding sequence ATGAAGCTCCTCGACCGATACGTCATCTCCTCGTTCCTGAAGAACTACGCGATCGCGCTGATCGTGCTGATCGGGCTGTACATCGTGCTGGACATGGTGTTCAACCTCGACGTGCTGACGAACGTGAAGACCGACGACGCCGCCGGTGGCGTGCAGTCGCTGTTCGCTGTGCTAAGCGAGATCGGGTCGTTCTACTTCCACAAGGCGTTCGTCTTCTTCGTGCAGCTGTCGGGCGTCATCCCCGTGGTGGCGGCGGCGTTCACGCTGATGCGGTTGGCGCGCTTCAACGAGCTGACGGCCGTCATGGCGGCGGGCATGCCGTTGCAGCGCATCGCGCTGCCGGTCGTGTTGATCGGGGTCGTCGTGAACATCGTCGTGCTGCCGATCAACCAGGAACTGGTCATCCCGCGCATGATCCCCCAGCTGATGCGCGACGTCGACGATCTGTCGAAGTCGACCCGCGGCTCGTTCACGGTGACCGGCATCAAGGACGACGACGCCCGCGTGCTGAACATCGGCCGGTACACGCCCGGCTCGCCCGGCACGCCACCGCGGATGGAGTACGTGTCGGTGCTGGAGTACGACGCGCAGCTGCGCGTCGTCGCCCACCTCGCCGCCGACGAGGCCGTGTGGGACGAGCGAACGCAGGAATGGTCGCTGATCAACGGCCGGCGGTTGAGCGGCATTCGCCCGGAGGACAACGACCCGGTCGAACAGCTGATCGACACGTACAAGGGCAGCGTCACCCCGCAGGAACTGGCGATGTACCGCCGCGGCGGCTACATCGATCTGCTGTCGACGTCGCAGATCAACGAGATGCTGCAGCGGCCCAACAGCTTCGGCGCCGCCAGCTTGCAGCGCGTGCGGCACATGCGGTTTACGCAGCCCTTAACGAACATCATCCTGCTGCTGCTGGCGATCCCCTGCATCCTCACCCGCGAGCCCGGCCGCCTGAAGCACGCCGCGGGGCTCTGCTTGGCGATGACCGGCCTGTGCATGGGCAGCGTCTTCCTGTTCCAACAGCTGGCGAACCAAAACCTGCTCGGCCCCGACTGGACCGACAAGTGGCCGGCGTTAATGGCTTGGCTACCCATCCTCATCTGGGGCCCGATCGCGGTGTGGTTACTGGATCGTGTGAAGACGTAG